One genomic region from Sulfurovum riftiae encodes:
- a CDS encoding tetratricopeptide repeat protein, producing MNQTKKRLQIINIAISITDIETIQLQMLKLASLRSDAKLKEILDGLQAQNYAQTQALITKYIETPTEEIVQRTSQQEEQEIIEQFDLFVTTPEEPAEEETELFDFDTLTEETPAEPVPSKTEETKPASQQNIDFDNLLNLTADDVMPDNIELDISHTPKDDFFDTPAEDVPGTKESHIDTSFIPKDDFFDTLETHETVHSHTTDSEEVEEDDLFKDLVSEETPEVESGTESDTLFEALPREEAETPLQTEEEETFFEETAAEEEIQETGETPDTTEKTVQATPAPAEKRASEYKNIPYIDQKLKNMLTQYPPLLEAKESYDSVNNWLLKISNEGYSEKEVEEVISHIGKLKENNAIAEAAQLLLICGATESKYAQFMLARELFKGEILEKNLPEAFTLINRLAMDDDYPEAICDLAQFYENGIGIDKDKHKAESLYKESMDLGIKRAAVHYERLQSANKGLFGKLFGKK from the coding sequence ATGAACCAAACCAAAAAACGTCTACAGATCATCAATATCGCTATTTCCATCACTGACATCGAGACCATCCAGCTGCAGATGCTGAAACTTGCCTCGCTGAGATCGGATGCCAAGCTCAAAGAGATCCTGGACGGTCTGCAGGCCCAGAACTATGCCCAGACACAGGCACTTATCACCAAATATATCGAAACTCCGACAGAAGAGATCGTTCAGCGGACCTCCCAGCAGGAGGAGCAGGAGATCATCGAGCAATTCGACCTTTTCGTGACCACACCTGAAGAGCCGGCGGAAGAGGAGACCGAACTGTTCGATTTCGATACACTGACGGAAGAGACACCTGCAGAACCGGTACCCTCAAAAACAGAAGAAACAAAACCAGCATCCCAGCAGAACATCGACTTTGACAATCTTCTGAACCTTACAGCCGACGATGTCATGCCTGACAATATCGAACTCGATATCAGCCACACCCCAAAAGATGACTTCTTTGACACGCCGGCAGAGGATGTACCCGGTACAAAAGAGAGCCACATAGATACGAGCTTCATTCCAAAAGATGATTTTTTCGATACGCTGGAAACGCATGAAACAGTGCATTCCCATACGACTGATTCTGAAGAGGTAGAGGAGGATGACCTGTTCAAAGACCTTGTTTCCGAAGAAACGCCGGAAGTCGAATCGGGTACGGAAAGCGATACACTTTTTGAAGCACTTCCCCGGGAGGAAGCGGAAACACCCCTTCAGACTGAGGAGGAAGAGACTTTCTTTGAAGAGACAGCTGCCGAAGAGGAAATACAGGAGACCGGGGAGACACCCGATACAACAGAAAAAACGGTACAGGCCACTCCTGCACCTGCTGAAAAAAGAGCGTCGGAGTATAAGAACATTCCCTACATCGATCAGAAACTGAAAAACATGCTGACACAGTACCCTCCGCTTCTTGAAGCCAAAGAGAGTTATGACTCTGTCAACAACTGGCTGTTGAAGATCAGCAATGAGGGATACAGTGAGAAAGAGGTGGAAGAGGTCATTTCACATATCGGCAAGCTCAAAGAGAACAATGCCATTGCAGAGGCGGCACAACTGCTGCTTATCTGCGGTGCGACCGAATCTAAATATGCCCAGTTCATGCTTGCAAGGGAACTGTTCAAAGGAGAGATACTCGAGAAGAACCTGCCTGAAGCCTTTACGCTCATCAACCGTCTTGCCATGGATGACGACTACCCAGAAGCGATCTGCGACCTGGCACAGTTCTATGAGAACGGCATAGGTATCGACAAGGACAAACACAAGGCAGAATCACTCTAC
- a CDS encoding class II aldolase and adducin N-terminal domain-containing protein — protein MDKHLIEEIKHVSFSMFNKNFFGVYHGSISARVSTSGFIINKKEAILDEVTEDSFITLDCQKRDYRWSEADTDVAIHERIYETIPNAKYICFTMPPYATAYSLKHGKVSPQDYHGKKILGEIIVYDPKNIDDWLERAPYEIPQFFQKHDSHLLLIKGYGLISYDRDITEMAKKVSILENSCRLLALSANL, from the coding sequence ATGGACAAACATCTTATAGAAGAGATCAAGCATGTCTCCTTTTCCATGTTCAACAAGAACTTCTTTGGTGTCTACCACGGATCGATCTCTGCACGTGTCTCTACCAGCGGTTTCATCATCAATAAGAAAGAGGCTATTCTGGACGAAGTCACAGAAGATTCATTCATTACGCTGGATTGTCAGAAAAGAGACTACCGCTGGAGTGAAGCCGATACCGATGTTGCCATCCATGAACGGATCTACGAGACGATCCCCAATGCAAAATATATCTGTTTTACCATGCCCCCTTATGCAACGGCCTACTCTCTGAAACACGGGAAAGTCTCTCCCCAGGACTATCACGGGAAGAAGATACTGGGTGAGATCATCGTCTATGACCCCAAGAATATCGATGACTGGCTGGAGCGTGCCCCCTATGAGATACCGCAGTTCTTCCAGAAACATGACAGCCACCTGCTTCTGATCAAAGGGTACGGGCTGATCTCTTATGACAGAGATATCACCGAGATGGCGAAGAAGGTCTCCATTCTTGAGAATTCCTGCAGACTGCTTGCACTCTCTGCAAACCTTTAA
- the rsmH gene encoding 16S rRNA (cytosine(1402)-N(4))-methyltransferase RsmH: METPHIPVLLEEVLESFKEVPEGYFVDCTLGYAGHSSEVLKRYSHFKHIGIDRDDEALAFSKERLKPFADRSTLYKGTFATVLPTLKEAPVTALLADFGVSSLQLDKKERGFAFDSETLDMRMDATAALSAYEVVNTYSKEKLEYIFDTYGEVRSYRKLASAVVEARAKAPIESAKALSEIAKNVIPPGGKIHPATLMFQAIRIEVNNELGEIEGLLDAIEAKHYKGEVVSLITFHSLEDRLVKNRFRKWGLDCICDPHAIRCTCGKNHALGKALSRKPVTASKEELKVNPRSRSAKLRSFRFKSDS, from the coding sequence GTGGAAACTCCGCATATACCGGTACTTTTGGAAGAAGTGTTAGAGAGTTTCAAAGAAGTGCCCGAGGGCTATTTCGTTGACTGCACGCTGGGATACGCAGGACACAGTTCGGAAGTACTGAAACGCTACTCCCATTTCAAACACATAGGAATCGACAGGGATGACGAAGCCCTGGCCTTTTCCAAAGAGCGGTTAAAACCTTTTGCCGATAGAAGTACGCTCTATAAAGGTACGTTCGCAACGGTATTGCCGACGCTTAAAGAAGCACCGGTGACAGCACTGCTGGCAGATTTCGGTGTCTCCTCCCTGCAGCTTGACAAAAAAGAGCGGGGCTTTGCCTTCGATTCAGAGACACTTGACATGCGTATGGATGCAACGGCTGCCCTTTCCGCCTATGAAGTGGTCAATACCTATTCCAAAGAGAAGCTGGAGTATATCTTTGATACCTATGGAGAGGTGCGGTCCTACAGGAAACTGGCATCTGCTGTGGTCGAGGCCAGAGCAAAAGCACCTATCGAGAGTGCCAAAGCACTGAGCGAGATCGCCAAAAATGTGATACCCCCGGGAGGGAAGATCCATCCCGCGACACTGATGTTCCAGGCGATCCGTATCGAGGTGAACAATGAACTTGGGGAGATCGAGGGATTGCTCGATGCTATTGAAGCCAAACATTATAAGGGAGAAGTGGTCTCTCTCATTACCTTCCATTCGCTTGAAGACCGTCTGGTCAAGAACCGGTTCAGAAAATGGGGTCTTGACTGTATCTGCGACCCGCATGCGATCCGCTGTACCTGCGGCAAGAATCATGCACTGGGCAAAGCACTTTCACGCAAACCCGTAACAGCGTCCAAAGAAGAGCTCAAGGTCAATCCGCGAAGCAGGTCTGCCAAGCTTAGAAGTTTCAGATTCAAGAGTGACAGTTGA
- a CDS encoding efflux RND transporter permease subunit has product MIRSFITFAVDKPIINHILMAFMLLLSIFAYQDIPKEIFPPSELDQITVTGGYPGASADVLDKMAVKNIEDEMKSISEIDNIDTVIQNGFFTVRADIKPGSDNQLVLGDVKDVIANIRRDLPADMDEPIAKITVHDFPLLLVAISGDVPKRRLLDIAEELKSKLSVYKDLSGITIRGDADDEVLIKIDNEKLTAYGLPKESVYKAIGALSSIFPIGTIEQKGSHLYLSTINGEKSAEALESTFITIAGKRIRIGDIAHVEFGLSESNEISHFNGVQNISININKTKQGNAIALSREIKEMLKEVQKEYKDVVFEAYTDTSIWIKNRLNLVSSNILFGLILVFLALLLSVNYKIALVVSIGIPTSFMITLIAADMIGYSLNMLTLLGALIALGMLVDEAIVVAENIYRHMEMGKSPREAAIDGSLEMFPAVLTATLTTVFAFLPLLILSGEMGMFMKVLPVMISILLLSSLFEAFYFLPLHSKEFFSMKDTKSGHNRSDFWLKLDVLYERLLGRLLKRKKRSLFLLVTFIILSTIGMLGLTKFKLFPEFDSTQIYLNGKIDVNSKLEDTEKVVTEIEKKLLAYYGEGEVSSITSVIGILFNSDQTFETGKNLFHIFINLHEKAPENFFDKYLNPILSLEYDGSDMIRKKKAQEIARETQKDVIEAFREKKLPNGEKLFSEINIFVPQTGIVGHDIEIGLNTVDEKKQLEAIERLKKELKSINGVFDVTDNATEGVQELKLRVNEYGQMLGFNEAYVTAVLKGSFLKGEYGKMFDTKGLIRVRIEDPDKDESMDIESVKLTTPDGRQVVRLDEICDFNYKKSYVKIFKEDGERVRTVIARVESKTILPTEVMAKIKPLLETFEKEGIKVIIKGEEKENKQMKKEMSQAALIAVFLIFISLVWMFNSLVLPLIIVSTIPLSIVGALVGTYIMGINLTMPGVMGMIGLAGVVVNDGLIMLSFIKGSKNQQEMMRKAGHRLRPILLTSITTVLGLSSMIFFASGQALIIQPMAISLGFGIAWATVLNLYYVPLMYAVIYGVGPDGPEEKKEGFSQK; this is encoded by the coding sequence ATGATCAGATCTTTCATCACCTTTGCTGTGGACAAGCCGATCATCAACCATATATTGATGGCATTCATGCTGCTCCTCTCCATCTTCGCCTACCAGGACATCCCCAAAGAGATATTCCCTCCTTCAGAACTCGACCAGATAACCGTTACCGGAGGTTACCCGGGTGCATCTGCAGATGTACTTGACAAGATGGCGGTCAAGAATATTGAAGATGAGATGAAGAGTATCAGCGAGATCGACAATATCGATACTGTGATACAGAACGGTTTTTTCACCGTCAGGGCAGACATTAAACCCGGCAGTGACAACCAGCTGGTCCTGGGAGATGTCAAAGATGTCATCGCCAATATCAGACGGGATCTTCCGGCAGATATGGATGAGCCTATCGCAAAGATTACGGTGCATGATTTCCCGCTGCTGCTTGTGGCGATCTCCGGGGATGTCCCCAAAAGAAGGCTGCTCGATATTGCCGAAGAGCTCAAGAGTAAACTGAGTGTCTACAAGGATCTCAGTGGGATCACCATCCGGGGAGATGCGGACGATGAGGTACTTATAAAGATAGACAATGAAAAACTGACTGCCTACGGCCTGCCAAAAGAGAGTGTCTATAAAGCCATCGGTGCGCTCAGTTCCATTTTTCCCATAGGGACCATTGAACAGAAAGGCAGCCATCTCTACCTCTCCACCATTAACGGTGAGAAGTCGGCCGAAGCACTGGAGTCTACCTTTATAACCATTGCAGGAAAACGGATACGCATCGGCGATATCGCCCATGTGGAATTCGGGCTGAGCGAAAGCAACGAAATTTCCCACTTCAACGGTGTGCAGAACATTTCCATCAATATCAACAAGACCAAACAGGGAAATGCCATCGCGCTGAGCAGAGAAATAAAAGAGATGCTCAAGGAGGTGCAGAAAGAGTATAAGGATGTGGTATTCGAAGCCTATACCGATACCTCCATCTGGATCAAGAACCGTCTGAACCTTGTCTCTTCCAACATTCTCTTCGGTCTCATCCTGGTCTTTTTGGCACTGCTTTTGAGTGTGAACTACAAGATCGCACTGGTCGTTTCCATAGGGATCCCTACCTCTTTCATGATCACCCTGATCGCAGCGGACATGATAGGTTACAGCCTGAACATGCTGACCCTTCTGGGGGCACTCATCGCCCTGGGGATGCTTGTGGATGAAGCCATTGTCGTAGCTGAGAACATCTATCGGCATATGGAGATGGGAAAATCACCCAGAGAGGCGGCCATCGACGGTTCGCTTGAGATGTTCCCGGCTGTCTTGACAGCGACATTGACAACGGTGTTCGCTTTTCTCCCATTGCTTATTCTAAGCGGTGAGATGGGAATGTTCATGAAAGTGCTTCCTGTAATGATATCCATTCTGCTGCTTTCATCGCTTTTTGAAGCCTTTTATTTTCTGCCGCTGCACTCCAAAGAGTTCTTTTCTATGAAAGATACCAAATCGGGTCATAACAGAAGTGATTTCTGGCTCAAACTCGATGTGCTCTATGAACGGCTGCTTGGCAGACTTCTCAAACGAAAGAAGCGTTCACTCTTCCTGCTGGTGACATTCATCATTCTCTCGACCATAGGTATGCTGGGCTTGACCAAATTCAAACTCTTTCCCGAATTCGACTCGACCCAGATCTATCTGAACGGAAAGATCGATGTCAACTCCAAACTGGAAGATACAGAAAAGGTCGTGACAGAGATAGAGAAGAAACTTCTGGCCTATTATGGAGAAGGCGAGGTCTCTTCCATCACCTCGGTCATAGGGATACTCTTCAACTCCGACCAGACCTTTGAGACAGGGAAGAACCTGTTCCATATCTTCATCAACCTGCATGAGAAAGCACCGGAGAATTTCTTCGACAAATACCTGAACCCCATTCTCTCTCTGGAGTATGACGGCAGTGATATGATACGGAAGAAAAAGGCGCAGGAGATCGCCCGGGAGACACAGAAAGATGTGATCGAAGCATTCAGAGAAAAAAAACTGCCCAACGGTGAGAAACTTTTCTCCGAGATCAATATTTTTGTTCCGCAAACCGGTATTGTCGGACATGATATCGAGATAGGACTCAATACGGTAGATGAGAAGAAGCAGCTTGAAGCGATAGAACGGCTGAAGAAAGAGCTGAAAAGCATAAACGGTGTCTTTGATGTGACCGACAACGCTACCGAGGGTGTGCAGGAGCTGAAACTGCGTGTCAACGAGTACGGACAGATGCTCGGTTTCAACGAAGCCTATGTGACAGCAGTGCTCAAAGGCTCATTCCTCAAAGGTGAATACGGGAAGATGTTCGATACCAAAGGGCTGATCCGTGTACGGATCGAAGACCCTGACAAAGATGAGTCCATGGATATTGAATCGGTCAAACTGACCACGCCTGACGGCAGGCAGGTCGTCAGGCTCGATGAGATCTGTGACTTCAACTACAAGAAGAGCTACGTCAAGATCTTCAAGGAGGATGGTGAGAGGGTCCGTACGGTCATCGCCAGGGTGGAGAGCAAGACCATTCTGCCGACAGAGGTGATGGCAAAGATCAAACCGCTGCTTGAGACATTTGAGAAAGAGGGTATCAAGGTGATCATCAAGGGAGAGGAGAAGGAGAACAAACAGATGAAAAAAGAGATGTCACAGGCGGCACTCATCGCTGTGTTTCTCATCTTCATCTCACTGGTATGGATGTTCAATTCCCTTGTACTGCCGCTCATCATTGTCTCGACCATTCCGCTCTCCATCGTCGGTGCCCTTGTGGGAACCTACATCATGGGGATCAACCTGACGATGCCGGGTGTCATGGGGATGATAGGTCTTGCAGGTGTTGTCGTCAACGACGGTTTGATCATGCTGAGTTTTATCAAGGGTTCGAAGAACCAGCAGGAGATGATGAGGAAAGCCGGACACAGACTGCGACCGATCCTCCTGACCTCCATCACCACCGTGCTGGGACTCTCAAGCATGATCTTCTTTGCCAGCGGACAGGCACTTATCATCCAGCCCATGGCGATCTCCCTTGGTTTCGGTATCGCCTGGGCAACGGTATTGAACCTTTACTATGTACCGCTGATGTATGCCGTGATCTACGGGGTGGGTCCTGATGGTCCGGAGGAGAAGAAAGAGGGTTTTTCACAAAAATGA
- a CDS encoding DUF2018 family protein, whose product MGIFEDDDDDYGDYRDDFMGRTPKSSYFEIARTANQNVVETELEAVFRRLAVAERMLEERGLADEHEREISATMIDKDIDDRTATVFIDLVASIVTKCE is encoded by the coding sequence ATGGGTATATTTGAAGATGATGATGACGATTACGGTGATTACAGAGATGATTTTATGGGGCGTACACCTAAGTCAAGCTATTTTGAGATCGCAAGAACAGCGAACCAGAATGTCGTAGAGACAGAACTCGAAGCAGTGTTCAGAAGACTTGCTGTTGCAGAGAGAATGCTTGAAGAACGCGGACTTGCAGACGAACATGAGCGTGAGATCTCTGCAACGATGATCGACAAAGATATTGACGACAGAACCGCAACGGTCTTTATCGATCTTGTGGCAAGTATCGTTACGAAGTGTGAATAG
- a CDS encoding polyprenyl synthetase family protein: MLSAVERKIEQFIAELNDKEVTALYARLPHGKRLRAKLILRIAGNTLLVVKTAAVVEMIHAASLLHDDVIDDADTRRSKPSLNALYGNKTAIMLGDILYSKGFYELNNISAEVAKVVSNAVTQLSLGELKDVSLSKTFNLDKEIYLEMIYQKTASLIEASAGAAALLAGKPKEAYMTYGRNLGLAFQMIDDLLDITSDAETLGKPALHDFVEGKTTLPYIYLYEALDAKGQERLASLHGKVLNADEQNWIKVEMEERQILLKCYAQAKELIEEAVELMNGYGETALSDIALEMIERDF; the protein is encoded by the coding sequence GTGTTAAGTGCAGTTGAGAGAAAAATAGAACAGTTCATCGCAGAATTGAACGACAAAGAGGTTACGGCACTCTATGCCAGACTGCCTCACGGCAAGAGGCTTCGGGCCAAACTCATTTTGAGGATCGCGGGGAATACTTTGCTTGTGGTCAAGACCGCTGCCGTGGTGGAGATGATCCATGCGGCCAGCCTCCTGCATGACGATGTCATCGATGATGCCGATACACGGCGTTCCAAACCCTCTCTCAATGCACTCTACGGAAACAAAACAGCCATTATGCTGGGCGATATCCTTTATTCCAAAGGCTTTTACGAACTGAACAATATCTCGGCAGAAGTGGCAAAGGTCGTTTCCAATGCCGTTACCCAGCTCAGCCTGGGAGAGCTCAAAGATGTCTCACTTTCCAAAACGTTCAATCTTGACAAAGAGATCTATCTTGAAATGATCTACCAGAAGACAGCCTCACTCATCGAAGCCAGTGCAGGTGCTGCAGCACTTCTGGCGGGCAAACCCAAAGAAGCCTACATGACTTACGGAAGAAACCTCGGCCTGGCATTCCAGATGATCGATGACCTGCTGGATATCACGTCCGATGCAGAAACACTGGGGAAACCGGCGCTGCATGATTTCGTGGAAGGCAAAACGACACTGCCTTACATCTATCTCTATGAAGCGCTTGATGCCAAAGGTCAAGAAAGGCTTGCTTCCCTTCACGGAAAAGTATTGAACGCCGATGAACAGAACTGGATCAAAGTCGAGATGGAAGAGCGGCAGATACTACTGAAGTGCTATGCACAGGCAAAAGAACTCATAGAAGAGGCAGTGGAGTTGATGAACGGCTATGGCGAAACGGCACTTTCGGATATTGCACTTGAAATGATAGAGAGGGATTTTTAA
- the hemA gene encoding glutamyl-tRNA reductase — MYYQVISFSHKNCEQAMRERLAFANDAAKITFLDQLTGFEFVHEAFIVSTCNRVEIVLATRDNFSSYHAVLGLMSQNSDVNFYELKTSAKRYDDEEAIEHIFSVVSSLDSLVIGESQITGQVKEAFRFSFNNGTAGKRLNRVISYAVKCAAEVRNATNISQNPISIASVAVSQAHKLLGDNIQGMQGIVVGAGDMGVLAAKHLLRVGCDVVLIGRDIDKVQAVADELGENVKADTMENLPKYLNRYRLLFSATSSPEPVITREMIENETLPRHWFDMAIPRDIEDMELEKLQLFRIDDLRAISNDNHALREEQAVRAAEIVSRYKEEFYSWLRALSIEPVIKQMREHVAAAIEKEMQRALKKGFVPVEYEENMRKMAQQMFNRFLHDPTQNLRASSTETKNANCIEAVKKMFNIDTEHIDFKQYKNDHHTKGYSA, encoded by the coding sequence ATGTATTATCAGGTTATCAGTTTTTCCCACAAAAATTGTGAACAGGCGATGCGTGAGCGACTGGCTTTTGCCAATGATGCAGCCAAGATCACGTTCCTGGACCAGTTGACAGGGTTCGAGTTCGTACATGAAGCTTTCATTGTCTCTACATGCAACCGGGTAGAGATCGTTCTGGCAACACGTGACAATTTCTCAAGCTACCATGCGGTACTCGGGCTGATGAGTCAGAACAGTGACGTGAATTTTTATGAGTTGAAAACATCTGCCAAGCGTTACGATGATGAAGAGGCGATCGAGCATATCTTCTCTGTGGTCTCTTCTCTTGATTCACTGGTCATCGGTGAATCCCAGATCACCGGGCAGGTCAAAGAGGCGTTCCGCTTCTCTTTCAACAACGGTACGGCCGGTAAGAGACTCAACCGTGTGATCTCGTATGCGGTAAAGTGTGCAGCGGAAGTGCGTAATGCGACCAATATCTCACAAAACCCCATTTCCATCGCTTCTGTCGCAGTCTCCCAGGCACACAAACTTCTGGGTGACAACATACAGGGTATGCAGGGTATCGTGGTCGGTGCAGGCGATATGGGCGTACTTGCAGCCAAACACCTGCTTCGTGTAGGCTGCGATGTCGTGCTTATCGGACGTGACATTGACAAGGTACAGGCTGTTGCCGATGAACTGGGAGAGAATGTCAAAGCAGACACCATGGAGAATCTTCCGAAGTATCTTAACCGCTACAGGCTGCTCTTCTCTGCCACCTCTTCACCCGAACCGGTGATCACCAGAGAGATGATAGAGAACGAGACCCTTCCGAGACACTGGTTCGATATGGCGATCCCGCGTGACATTGAAGATATGGAGCTGGAGAAACTGCAGCTTTTCCGCATCGATGACCTGCGTGCTATCTCCAATGACAACCATGCACTGCGTGAAGAGCAGGCAGTCAGGGCTGCAGAGATCGTCAGCCGATACAAAGAGGAATTCTACAGCTGGCTCAGGGCACTCTCCATCGAACCTGTCATCAAGCAGATGAGAGAGCATGTAGCTGCTGCCATCGAGAAAGAGATGCAGCGTGCATTGAAAAAAGGCTTCGTCCCGGTTGAATACGAAGAGAATATGCGAAAGATGGCCCAGCAGATGTTCAACCGCTTTCTGCATGACCCGACACAGAACCTGAGAGCCTCTTCAACGGAAACGAAGAATGCCAATTGTATAGAAGCAGTGAAAAAAATGTTCAATATCGATACGGAACATATCGATTTCAAACAATACAAAAATGACCACCATACCAAAGGATACAGCGCGTGA
- a CDS encoding proline--tRNA ligase: protein MRFSRLLIPTTKETPNDATLASHIFLIRGGFIQSVGGSGLYNFLPLGKKVLDKVRAVVKEELDKAGCQEVSLSFVTPASLWQESGRFEKYGKELLRFKDRKNNDFILGPTHEEMMVNLVRQTVKSYKQLPLNLYQINLKFRDEIRPRFGLMRGREFLMKDGYSFHTSQEDMKREFDLMEETYKKIFTRLGLEFKVVEADSGAIGGSGSKEFMVLADSGEDTIVVCDNCEYGANIEAAVRQEKPCDAEAPEALFAKFHTPDTTTIEALSAFFHVDPYYLVKTVAKKALYDEGRTEVVLFALRGSDELQEVKACNAVGANDLADISEEELEAAGLVAGYMGPTVVPEGVRVVLDSNLRDASNMICGANEKEYHLVGNSFKGVEADYHDLVAVQEGDLCPHCGSPLRYTKGIEAGHIFQLGTQYSEPMGATFLDENGKAQPMVMGTYGIGVSRLLAAIIEQNHDDKGCIWTKASAPFDLQLIVSNIKDEAQVALGEELYETLKAKGFDVLFDERKDRFGAKMKDYELLGVPHAIVIGKKLQDGLVEFVTREGLVKEEVSPDEILTVVEQKV, encoded by the coding sequence GTGAGATTTTCAAGACTTTTGATACCTACAACCAAAGAGACCCCCAATGATGCGACACTGGCAAGCCATATCTTCCTGATCCGCGGAGGATTCATACAGTCGGTGGGCGGAAGCGGATTGTACAACTTCCTGCCATTGGGCAAGAAGGTGCTTGACAAAGTACGTGCCGTGGTAAAAGAGGAATTGGACAAGGCGGGCTGCCAGGAAGTAAGCCTCTCTTTCGTGACACCGGCATCTCTCTGGCAGGAGAGCGGTCGTTTCGAGAAGTACGGCAAGGAACTTCTGCGTTTCAAAGACAGAAAGAACAACGATTTCATTCTGGGCCCGACACATGAAGAGATGATGGTCAATCTGGTACGTCAGACGGTCAAAAGCTACAAGCAGCTTCCCTTGAACCTCTATCAGATCAACCTGAAGTTCCGTGACGAGATCAGGCCGCGTTTCGGCCTGATGAGAGGGCGTGAATTCCTCATGAAGGACGGGTACAGTTTTCATACATCCCAAGAAGACATGAAACGTGAATTCGACCTGATGGAGGAGACCTACAAGAAGATCTTCACACGGCTCGGACTGGAGTTCAAAGTGGTCGAAGCAGATTCGGGTGCCATCGGCGGAAGCGGCAGCAAAGAGTTCATGGTCCTCGCAGACAGCGGGGAAGACACTATCGTGGTCTGTGACAACTGTGAATACGGTGCGAATATCGAAGCAGCGGTACGACAGGAGAAACCCTGTGATGCAGAAGCGCCAGAAGCACTTTTTGCAAAATTCCATACACCGGATACGACGACCATTGAAGCCCTGAGTGCCTTCTTCCATGTCGATCCGTACTATCTGGTCAAAACGGTAGCGAAGAAAGCCCTCTATGATGAGGGCCGAACCGAAGTGGTTCTTTTTGCACTGCGCGGTTCGGATGAGCTCCAGGAGGTCAAAGCCTGCAATGCAGTGGGTGCCAACGACCTGGCGGATATCTCCGAAGAGGAACTTGAAGCAGCCGGCCTGGTAGCAGGCTATATGGGACCGACGGTCGTACCTGAAGGTGTGAGAGTAGTTCTGGACAGTAATCTCCGGGATGCAAGCAACATGATCTGCGGTGCCAATGAGAAGGAGTACCATCTCGTGGGCAACAGTTTCAAAGGTGTTGAAGCGGATTACCATGACCTGGTCGCGGTGCAGGAGGGAGATCTCTGCCCGCATTGTGGATCACCGCTGCGTTACACCAAAGGGATCGAAGCAGGGCATATCTTCCAGCTTGGTACACAGTACTCCGAGCCAATGGGAGCGACCTTCCTCGACGAGAACGGAAAAGCACAGCCGATGGTCATGGGAACCTACGGTATCGGTGTGAGCCGCCTTCTGGCAGCCATCATCGAGCAGAACCACGATGACAAAGGATGCATCTGGACCAAAGCGTCTGCACCTTTTGATCTGCAGCTGATCGTCTCCAATATCAAGGACGAAGCTCAGGTGGCTCTGGGTGAGGAACTTTATGAAACGTTGAAAGCAAAAGGCTTCGATGTGCTTTTCGATGAGCGAAAAGACCGTTTCGGTGCGAAGATGAAAGATTATGAACTGCTGGGTGTGCCGCATGCCATCGTCATCGGTAAAAAACTGCAGGATGGTCTTGTGGAATTCGTCACCAGAGAGGGACTTGTCAAAGAGGAGGTCTCTCCTGACGAGATCCTGACGGTCGTGGAGCAGAAGGTTTAA
- a CDS encoding FxsA family protein, whose protein sequence is MFLLIMIPFMLLELYLSLYVGERIGFWWSAIWIVVSMILGIRLLQYTPYTLMGNISQVSMGKLSLEEFQNASTSYLLGAILLIIPGVLTDILGVLALGYTMYLRFVAKITPEQTKFNKNKGDDNVIDVEIIDEHFDRNDRIER, encoded by the coding sequence ATGTTTCTGTTGATCATGATCCCTTTTATGCTGTTGGAACTGTACCTTTCTCTGTATGTAGGAGAGCGCATAGGTTTCTGGTGGTCCGCTATCTGGATCGTAGTATCGATGATACTCGGGATCAGGCTTCTTCAGTATACGCCGTATACGCTCATGGGGAATATTTCACAGGTTTCGATGGGGAAGCTGAGTCTTGAAGAGTTCCAGAATGCCAGCACTTCCTATCTGCTGGGAGCGATCCTTTTGATCATTCCTGGAGTATTGACAGATATTTTAGGGGTTTTGGCACTGGGTTACACGATGTATTTACGTTTTGTTGCTAAAATTACCCCCGAACAAACAAAATTTAACAAAAACAAAGGAGATGACAATGTCATTGATGTCGAAATTATTGACGAGCACTTTGATCGCAACGATCGCATTGAGCGCTAA